One genomic segment of Paraburkholderia caffeinilytica includes these proteins:
- a CDS encoding outer membrane protein assembly factor BamD: MARKVAGYIACAAAVAVVAACHGLPEKTDETATWNNNKLYTEANDALSGGDFGKCAKYFEMLEGRDPFGHFAQQAQINVAYCNWKDNENAAADQAIDRFIQLHPDHPDIAYAYYLKGMIHFNDDLGLFGRFSGQDMSERDPKSLRESYDAFKVVVDKYPNSKYAPDAAQRMRYIVNALASHEVHAADYYYRRGAYVAAINRAQLALKEYKNAPAIEDALHIMMLSYEKLNQPQMADDTKRILAGTFPDSPYITGHARPGKEKSWWQF; this comes from the coding sequence ATGGCCCGGAAAGTGGCCGGATACATTGCGTGCGCCGCAGCCGTCGCCGTTGTCGCGGCTTGCCACGGCCTGCCGGAAAAGACCGACGAGACGGCTACGTGGAACAACAACAAATTATATACGGAGGCGAACGACGCTCTGAGCGGTGGTGATTTCGGCAAATGCGCCAAGTATTTCGAGATGCTCGAAGGCCGCGATCCGTTCGGCCACTTTGCGCAGCAAGCGCAGATCAACGTCGCATATTGCAACTGGAAAGATAACGAAAACGCCGCCGCCGACCAGGCGATCGACCGCTTCATCCAGTTGCACCCGGATCACCCGGACATCGCGTACGCGTACTACCTGAAGGGCATGATCCACTTCAACGACGACCTCGGTCTGTTCGGCCGCTTCTCGGGCCAGGACATGAGCGAGCGCGATCCGAAGTCGCTGCGTGAGTCGTATGACGCGTTCAAGGTCGTGGTCGACAAGTACCCGAACAGCAAGTACGCGCCGGACGCCGCGCAACGCATGCGCTACATCGTGAACGCGCTGGCGTCGCACGAAGTCCACGCGGCGGATTACTACTACCGTCGTGGCGCCTATGTTGCCGCGATCAACCGCGCGCAATTGGCGTTGAAGGAATACAAGAACGCACCGGCTATCGAAGACGCACTGCACATCATGATGCTGTCGTACGAGAAGCTGAACCAGCCGCAAATGGCTGACGACACGAAGCGCATTCTGGCCGGCACCTTCCCCGACAGTCCGTATATCACGGGCCACGCAAGGCCCGGTAAGGAAAAGTCGTGGTGGCAGTTCTAA
- a CDS encoding RluA family pseudouridine synthase yields the protein MTRSNTPGAATGAGNSNKDYSVSADPSDALGVDSLDDDLGSDALAGAGPQSMVPTVASRVADETPRSVVVPDELAGERLDKVLARVFPEFSRNRLQSWIESERVRIDGKPAKIRQPVPLGATIELVPDLLPEQLAFTPEPVPLEIVYEDDTLVVINKPAGMVVHPAAGNWSGTVLNGLLYRYGDAAAGLPRAGIVHRLDKETSGLMVVARTLEAQTDLVRQLQARTVKRRYLALVWGNMPEEGTIDAPIGRDPRERTRMAVVTSASGKPARTHFRRVDTAIWQRQPVTAIHCDLETGRTHQIRVHCAHIGHPLLGDPVYGRARGKRSVTPLPDGFARQALHAWRLGLIHPQTGRTMQWRADAPEDMQVLSAALGLGRDDAGEFDETYYEEDDYDASPGDASLDDDIDEDGVHVDGDHDEDHDEDQEHDEDGPA from the coding sequence ATGACCCGCTCAAATACTCCAGGCGCCGCAACCGGTGCCGGGAATAGCAACAAAGATTATAGCGTAAGCGCTGACCCCTCCGACGCATTGGGCGTCGACTCGCTCGACGACGACCTTGGCAGCGACGCGCTTGCCGGCGCCGGCCCGCAAAGCATGGTGCCGACGGTGGCGAGCCGCGTGGCGGACGAGACGCCGCGCAGCGTCGTCGTGCCCGACGAACTGGCCGGCGAACGCCTCGACAAGGTGCTCGCCCGAGTCTTTCCGGAGTTTTCACGTAACCGTCTGCAAAGCTGGATCGAGTCGGAGCGGGTGCGCATCGACGGCAAGCCGGCCAAAATCCGCCAGCCCGTGCCGCTCGGCGCGACCATCGAGCTCGTGCCCGATCTGCTGCCGGAGCAACTCGCGTTCACGCCCGAACCGGTGCCGCTCGAGATCGTCTACGAAGACGACACGCTGGTGGTCATCAACAAGCCGGCCGGCATGGTCGTGCATCCGGCGGCCGGCAACTGGAGCGGCACGGTCCTCAACGGCCTGCTGTATCGCTATGGCGACGCCGCTGCCGGGCTGCCGCGCGCCGGTATCGTCCACCGGCTCGACAAGGAAACGTCCGGCCTGATGGTGGTGGCGCGCACGCTCGAGGCGCAGACGGACCTGGTGCGCCAGCTCCAGGCGCGCACGGTGAAGCGCCGCTATCTCGCGCTGGTGTGGGGCAACATGCCTGAAGAAGGCACGATCGACGCGCCGATCGGCCGCGATCCGCGCGAGCGCACGCGCATGGCGGTGGTGACGAGCGCATCGGGCAAACCGGCGCGCACGCATTTCCGGCGCGTGGATACGGCGATCTGGCAGCGTCAGCCGGTCACCGCGATTCATTGCGATCTGGAAACCGGCCGTACCCACCAGATTCGCGTGCATTGCGCGCATATCGGCCATCCGCTGCTCGGCGACCCGGTGTATGGGCGCGCGCGCGGCAAGCGCTCGGTGACGCCGCTGCCGGACGGTTTCGCGCGTCAGGCGCTGCACGCGTGGCGCCTTGGCCTGATCCACCCGCAAACCGGCCGGACCATGCAATGGCGCGCCGATGCGCCGGAAGACATGCAGGTGCTGTCGGCGGCGCTGGGTCTCGGGCGCGACGATGCAGGCGAGTTCGACGAAACGTACTATGAGGAAGACGACTACGATGCTTCGCCGGGCGACGCTTCGCTGGACGACGATATCGATGAAGACGGCGTACACGTTGACGGCGATCACGACGAAGACCACGACGAAGACCAGGAACACGACGAGGACGGTCCCGCATGA
- the pgeF gene encoding peptidoglycan editing factor PgeF: protein MSLPELSFADVVQPAWNVSPRVRALVTTRNGGVSEPPFGRWHDGADQPGGLNLGMKAGDDPVAVATNRARLLSLAGVSEAAWLEQIHGAGIVRAEDVLAQAHASGTPTRADASVTDRPGTVCVVMVADCMPVLLCDEAGRAVGAAHAGWRGLAAGIVEQTAQRVADLAGVEAASLHAYLGPAIGPDAFEVGADVRDAFMNGVDGAQREATANAFITHPQNPGKYLADLAALARLRLRRLGVTRIAGGDLCTVTQRERFYSYRRDRETGRMAALIWLDDHARTLADQATH, encoded by the coding sequence ATGAGCTTGCCCGAGCTGAGCTTTGCCGATGTTGTGCAACCCGCGTGGAATGTGTCGCCGCGGGTGCGCGCGCTCGTCACCACGCGCAACGGCGGCGTGAGCGAGCCGCCGTTCGGCCGCTGGCACGACGGCGCCGATCAGCCCGGCGGCCTGAATCTGGGGATGAAGGCCGGTGACGATCCCGTCGCGGTCGCCACCAACCGCGCACGGCTGCTGAGTCTGGCAGGCGTCAGCGAGGCCGCGTGGCTCGAACAGATTCACGGCGCCGGCATCGTGCGCGCCGAAGATGTGCTCGCGCAGGCGCACGCAAGCGGCACGCCGACACGAGCGGACGCCAGCGTCACCGATCGGCCCGGCACGGTGTGCGTCGTGATGGTCGCCGATTGCATGCCGGTGCTGCTATGCGATGAAGCGGGACGCGCGGTCGGTGCAGCTCATGCCGGCTGGCGTGGGCTGGCAGCGGGTATCGTCGAGCAGACCGCCCAGCGCGTCGCCGATCTCGCCGGCGTGGAGGCCGCATCGTTGCATGCCTACCTGGGGCCGGCGATCGGACCGGACGCATTCGAGGTGGGTGCAGATGTGCGTGACGCCTTCATGAACGGCGTGGACGGCGCGCAACGCGAAGCCACCGCGAATGCATTCATTACGCATCCGCAAAACCCCGGCAAATATCTCGCCGATCTCGCGGCGCTGGCGCGCTTGCGCTTGCGGCGGCTCGGCGTGACGCGCATTGCCGGCGGCGATCTGTGCACGGTCACGCAACGTGAACGCTTCTATTCCTATCGCCGTGATCGCGAGACAGGGCGCATGGCCGCGCTGATCTGGCTGGACGATCACGCGCGGACGCTCGCGGACCAGGCGACGCATTAA
- the phaC gene encoding class I poly(R)-hydroxyalkanoic acid synthase, with the protein MQQLFDVWMNAWRSLGTPPGGNGMPFQMPQVPQMPQMGLPQMPSFPGMPDFSKLAAGSLPSLPSFAGLNIPNAAIPAERLQKLQADYSREAMELIQQAATSTTKAPELKDRRFSSDAWSATPAYAFTAAWYLLNARYLQEMVDALETEPKMRERVRFAVQQWTAAASPSNFFALNPEAQKTLLDSKGESLRQGVMNLLGDMQRGKISQTDESRFVVGENLANTEGSVVFENDLIQLIQYKPRTATVRERPLLIVPPCINKFYILDLQPENSLVAHGLDSGHQVFLISWRNADASIASKTWDDYVGEGVLKAIETVSKISGREQINTLGFCVGGTMLATALAVAAARGEHPAASMTLLTAMLDFSDTGVLDVFVDEAHVQMREQTIGGKNGGVPGLMRGIEFANTFSFLRPNDLVWNYVVDNYLKGRTPVPFDLLYWNSDSTSLPGPMYVWYLRNTYLENRLREPGALTTCGEPVDLSKIDVPTFIYGSREDHIVPWQTAYASVPLLSGPLKFVLGASGHIAGVINPPAKKKRNYWTLEGDVRTLPESPDEWFDQATEVPGSWWPEWTTWLDQYGGKKVKPRAAAGSAEFPVIEPAPGRYVRQRE; encoded by the coding sequence ATGCAGCAGTTATTCGACGTCTGGATGAACGCATGGCGTTCGCTCGGCACGCCGCCCGGCGGCAATGGCATGCCTTTCCAGATGCCGCAAGTGCCACAGATGCCGCAAATGGGCTTGCCGCAGATGCCGTCGTTTCCCGGCATGCCTGACTTCAGCAAACTGGCTGCGGGATCTCTGCCGTCATTGCCGTCATTCGCCGGACTCAATATTCCGAATGCCGCAATTCCAGCCGAGCGTCTGCAAAAGCTGCAAGCCGATTATTCGCGCGAGGCAATGGAGTTGATCCAGCAGGCGGCCACCTCCACGACAAAGGCCCCCGAACTCAAGGACCGCCGCTTTAGTTCCGACGCGTGGAGCGCGACCCCGGCCTATGCATTTACTGCTGCGTGGTATCTGTTGAACGCGCGCTATCTGCAGGAAATGGTCGACGCGCTCGAAACGGAACCGAAGATGCGCGAGCGCGTTCGGTTCGCGGTTCAGCAGTGGACCGCGGCTGCGTCGCCGAGCAACTTTTTCGCGTTGAATCCGGAAGCGCAAAAGACCTTGCTCGACAGCAAAGGCGAGAGCCTTCGCCAGGGCGTGATGAATCTGCTGGGCGACATGCAGCGCGGCAAGATTTCGCAGACGGACGAATCGCGTTTCGTGGTCGGCGAAAATCTCGCGAACACCGAAGGCTCGGTGGTGTTCGAGAACGACCTCATTCAGTTGATCCAGTACAAGCCACGCACGGCCACCGTGCGTGAGCGGCCGCTGCTGATCGTGCCGCCTTGCATCAACAAGTTCTACATTCTCGATCTGCAACCGGAGAATTCGCTCGTCGCGCACGGGCTCGATTCGGGGCATCAGGTGTTTCTGATTTCGTGGCGCAACGCGGACGCATCGATCGCGAGCAAGACGTGGGACGACTACGTCGGCGAGGGCGTGCTCAAGGCGATCGAAACGGTCAGCAAGATCAGCGGCCGCGAGCAGATCAACACGCTTGGTTTCTGCGTGGGCGGCACCATGCTCGCCACGGCGCTGGCGGTGGCGGCCGCGCGCGGCGAGCATCCGGCTGCGTCGATGACCCTGCTCACCGCGATGCTCGACTTCTCCGATACGGGCGTGCTCGACGTATTCGTCGACGAGGCACACGTGCAGATGCGCGAGCAGACCATCGGCGGCAAGAACGGCGGCGTGCCCGGACTGATGCGCGGCATCGAATTCGCCAACACGTTCTCGTTCCTGCGGCCCAACGATCTGGTGTGGAACTACGTCGTCGACAATTACCTCAAGGGGCGCACGCCGGTGCCGTTCGATCTGCTGTACTGGAACAGCGATTCGACGAGTCTGCCGGGACCGATGTATGTCTGGTATCTGCGCAACACGTATCTCGAGAACCGTCTGCGCGAGCCCGGTGCGTTGACCACCTGCGGCGAGCCGGTCGACCTCTCGAAGATCGACGTGCCCACTTTCATCTACGGTTCACGCGAAGACCATATCGTGCCGTGGCAAACCGCTTATGCGTCGGTGCCGCTGCTTTCCGGGCCGTTGAAGTTCGTGCTCGGCGCGTCGGGCCATATCGCGGGCGTGATCAATCCGCCGGCGAAGAAAAAGCGCAACTACTGGACGCTGGAAGGCGACGTCAGGACCTTGCCGGAAAGCCCGGACGAATGGTTCGATCAGGCGACCGAAGTACCCGGCAGCTGGTGGCCTGAATGGACCACGTGGCTCGACCAGTATGGCGGCAAGAAAGTGAAGCCGCGCGCCGCGGCCGGCTCGGCCGAATTCCCGGTGATCGAACCGGCGCCGGGGCGCTACGTGCGGCAACGGGAGTAG
- a CDS encoding acetyl-CoA C-acetyltransferase, translated as MTDVVIVSAARTAVGKFGGSLAKIAAPELGATVIRAVLERAGLKPEQVSEVILGQVLTAGSGQNPARQSLIKAGLPTAVPAMTINVVCGSGLKSVMLAANAIIAGDADIVIAGGQENMSAAPHVLPGSRDGFRMGDAKLIDSMIVDGLWDVYNQYHMGVTAENVAREYGITREQQDAFAALSQNKAEAAQKSGRFNDEIVPVEIPQRKGEPLRFATDEFVRHGVTAESLAGLKPAFSKEGSVTAANASGLNDGAAAVLVMSAKKAEALGLTPLARIKAYATSGLDPKVMGMGPVPASRRCLERAGWTPADLDLMEINEAFAAQACAVNQQMGWDTSKINVNGGAIAIGHPIGASGARILVTLLHEMQKRDAKKGLASLCIGGGMGVALALERA; from the coding sequence ATGACTGATGTTGTGATCGTATCGGCCGCCCGTACGGCAGTTGGCAAATTCGGTGGGTCGCTGGCGAAGATCGCCGCGCCCGAACTCGGCGCCACAGTGATTCGCGCCGTGCTCGAACGGGCAGGTCTGAAGCCTGAGCAGGTCAGCGAAGTCATTCTGGGTCAGGTGCTGACGGCAGGCTCGGGCCAGAACCCGGCGCGTCAGTCGCTGATCAAGGCAGGGCTGCCCACGGCCGTGCCCGCCATGACGATCAACGTGGTGTGCGGTTCGGGCCTGAAGTCCGTGATGCTGGCGGCCAACGCGATCATCGCGGGTGACGCGGACATCGTGATCGCCGGCGGTCAGGAAAACATGAGCGCCGCGCCGCACGTGCTGCCGGGTTCGCGCGACGGTTTCCGCATGGGCGACGCGAAGCTGATCGACTCGATGATCGTCGACGGCCTGTGGGACGTCTATAACCAGTACCACATGGGCGTGACGGCGGAAAACGTCGCCAGGGAATACGGCATCACGCGCGAGCAGCAGGACGCATTCGCGGCGCTGTCGCAGAACAAGGCGGAAGCCGCGCAGAAATCGGGCCGCTTCAACGACGAAATCGTGCCGGTCGAGATTCCGCAACGCAAGGGCGAGCCGCTGCGTTTCGCAACCGATGAGTTCGTGCGTCACGGCGTGACGGCTGAATCGCTCGCGGGTCTGAAGCCGGCCTTCTCGAAGGAAGGCTCGGTGACAGCGGCCAATGCGTCGGGTCTGAACGACGGCGCGGCGGCGGTGCTGGTGATGTCGGCGAAGAAGGCTGAGGCGCTTGGCCTCACGCCGCTCGCGCGCATCAAGGCGTACGCCACCTCGGGTCTGGATCCGAAGGTGATGGGCATGGGCCCGGTGCCGGCCTCGCGCCGTTGTCTTGAACGCGCGGGCTGGACGCCGGCCGATCTGGACCTGATGGAAATCAACGAAGCGTTTGCCGCACAGGCGTGCGCCGTCAATCAGCAAATGGGCTGGGACACGTCGAAGATCAACGTGAACGGCGGCGCGATCGCTATCGGCCATCCGATCGGTGCGTCCGGCGCCCGGATTCTCGTCACGCTGCTGCATGAAATGCAGAAGCGCGATGCGAAGAAGGGTCTGGCGTCGCTGTGTATCGGCGGCGGCATGGGCGTGGCGCTGGCGCTCGAGCGCGCTTAA
- a CDS encoding 3-ketoacyl-ACP reductase: MTQRIAYVTGGMGGIGTSICQRLHKEGFKVVAGCGPNSPRRVKWLEEQKALGYDFIASEGNVGDWESTKAAFDKVKAEVGEIDVLVNNAGITRDVVFRKMTHEDWTAVIDTNLTSLFNVTKQVIDGMVERGFGRVINISSVNGQKGQFGQTNYSTAKAGIHGFTMSLAQEVATKGVTVNTVSPGYIGTDMVKSIRPDVLEKIVATIPVRRLGQPQEIGSIVAWLASDESGFSTGADFSLNGGLHMG, translated from the coding sequence ATGACACAGCGAATTGCGTACGTAACGGGCGGGATGGGTGGCATCGGCACCAGCATTTGCCAGCGGCTGCACAAAGAGGGCTTCAAGGTAGTCGCAGGCTGTGGCCCGAACTCGCCGCGCCGCGTGAAGTGGCTCGAAGAGCAGAAGGCGCTTGGCTACGATTTCATTGCGTCCGAAGGCAATGTCGGCGATTGGGAATCGACCAAGGCGGCGTTCGACAAGGTCAAGGCCGAAGTCGGCGAGATCGACGTGCTGGTGAACAATGCCGGTATCACGCGCGACGTCGTGTTCCGCAAGATGACGCACGAAGACTGGACGGCGGTGATCGACACCAACCTGACCAGCCTCTTCAACGTCACCAAGCAGGTGATCGACGGCATGGTCGAGCGTGGCTTCGGGCGCGTCATCAACATTTCGTCGGTGAACGGCCAGAAGGGGCAGTTCGGCCAGACCAACTACTCGACCGCGAAGGCCGGTATTCACGGCTTCACGATGTCGCTGGCGCAGGAAGTGGCCACCAAGGGCGTGACGGTCAACACCGTGTCGCCCGGCTACATCGGCACCGATATGGTCAAGTCGATCCGCCCGGACGTGCTGGAAAAGATCGTTGCGACGATCCCGGTGCGCCGTCTCGGCCAGCCGCAGGAAATCGGCTCGATCGTGGCATGGCTTGCCTCGGACGAATCGGGTTTCTCCACGGGCGCGGATTTTTCGCTGAACGGTGGTTTGCATATGGGCTGA
- the phaR gene encoding polyhydroxyalkanoate synthesis repressor PhaR, which produces MTTTTKKTAERLIKKYPNRRLYDTETSTYITLTDVKQLVLDQEDFKVIDAKSNEDLTRAILLQIILEEESGGLPMFSSSMLSQIIRFYGHAMQGMMGTYLEKNIQAFIDIQAKLADQSKNLYEGKAMNPEVWSQFMNMQAPMMQGMMTSYIEQSKNMFVQMQEQMQNQAKSMFATFPFTPGGPVNAAGGPATPANPQTNPEPEKK; this is translated from the coding sequence ATGACCACTACTACAAAGAAAACAGCCGAACGATTGATCAAGAAGTATCCGAATCGCCGGCTCTACGATACCGAGACAAGCACGTACATCACGCTGACGGACGTCAAGCAGCTCGTGCTGGATCAGGAGGATTTCAAGGTCATCGATGCGAAGAGCAACGAGGATCTGACGCGCGCCATCCTCTTGCAGATCATTCTCGAAGAGGAGAGCGGCGGCCTGCCGATGTTCTCGTCGTCGATGCTGTCGCAGATCATCCGGTTCTACGGCCATGCCATGCAAGGCATGATGGGCACGTATCTGGAGAAGAACATCCAGGCCTTCATCGACATTCAGGCGAAGCTCGCCGACCAGTCGAAGAATCTGTACGAAGGCAAGGCGATGAACCCCGAAGTCTGGTCGCAATTCATGAACATGCAGGCGCCGATGATGCAGGGCATGATGACCAGCTACATCGAGCAGTCGAAGAACATGTTCGTGCAGATGCAGGAACAGATGCAGAACCAGGCGAAGTCGATGTTCGCCACTTTCCCGTTCACGCCAGGCGGGCCGGTGAATGCGGCCGGAGGACCGGCCACGCCGGCCAATCCGCAAACCAATCCGGAGCCGGAGAAGAAGTAA
- a CDS encoding tRNA dihydrouridine synthase, with protein sequence MSRLFLAPMEGLADYVLRDVLTSTGGFDGCVSEFVRVTGSVLPERVYERDTPEVLHGGRTPFGTPMVIQLLGSDPEWMALNAAQAARLSPHGLDLNFGCPARIVNRHGGGAMLLAHPEQLNRIVSSVRAAVPAGIAVTAKMRLGVSDTSLAIDCATALAEGGAASLVVHARTRDHGYRPPAHWDWIARIDDAVDVPVTANGEVWTVADWERCRAVSGCADVMIGRGAVSDPFLAARIRGLMERTPSGEEWPAVLGLLADYLKKLQARVAARHEHGRVKMWLSYLKRTWPLAADLHAAIRRLHDSRDILDVIERAQAFSGLMPAHRYAAPGLSDPATPGRQADCTVAGAVQ encoded by the coding sequence ATGAGCCGGCTGTTTCTTGCGCCCATGGAAGGGCTTGCGGACTACGTGTTGCGCGACGTGCTGACCAGCACGGGCGGATTCGACGGCTGCGTGTCCGAATTCGTCAGGGTGACGGGTTCGGTGCTTCCCGAGCGTGTCTACGAGCGGGATACGCCTGAAGTTCTCCACGGCGGCCGCACGCCCTTCGGCACGCCGATGGTGATCCAGCTGCTCGGCAGCGATCCTGAATGGATGGCGCTGAATGCGGCCCAGGCGGCCAGGTTGTCGCCGCATGGACTCGATCTGAACTTCGGCTGTCCTGCCAGGATCGTCAACCGGCACGGGGGCGGCGCGATGTTGCTCGCGCATCCTGAACAGCTGAACCGGATTGTCTCTTCCGTTCGCGCCGCGGTGCCTGCCGGCATCGCCGTGACGGCAAAAATGCGGCTCGGGGTGTCCGATACCTCGCTCGCAATCGACTGCGCCACGGCACTGGCGGAAGGCGGCGCGGCCTCCCTCGTCGTGCATGCCAGAACGCGCGACCATGGCTACCGTCCGCCGGCTCACTGGGACTGGATCGCGCGCATCGACGACGCCGTGGATGTGCCGGTCACCGCCAACGGAGAAGTCTGGACGGTGGCCGACTGGGAGCGATGCCGGGCGGTCAGCGGCTGCGCGGACGTGATGATCGGGCGGGGCGCCGTGTCGGATCCTTTTCTGGCTGCGCGCATACGCGGACTGATGGAGCGGACGCCTTCCGGCGAGGAATGGCCGGCCGTGCTGGGTTTGCTTGCTGACTACCTGAAGAAATTGCAAGCTCGTGTCGCAGCACGCCATGAGCATGGACGCGTCAAAATGTGGCTCAGCTATCTGAAACGGACGTGGCCGCTGGCGGCCGATCTGCACGCAGCCATCCGGCGCCTGCACGATTCGCGCGACATTCTGGACGTGATCGAGCGCGCCCAGGCATTCAGTGGCTTGATGCCGGCACATCGATACGCGGCCCCCGGTTTGTCCGATCCGGCAACGCCAGGCCGCCAGGCCGACTGCACGGTCGCCGGCGCGGTACAATAA